In Papaver somniferum cultivar HN1 chromosome 1, ASM357369v1, whole genome shotgun sequence, a genomic segment contains:
- the LOC113324883 gene encoding uncharacterized protein LOC113324883 produces MAERKEHGRVNKKSEEWAINRTLVDTCRAVDILFYRTFKAMRYKDGELTNSIYNVHGFNKEITKPKGEIVLRILLGEIDTEVTLCVVDIDSPYNMLLGRPWVHAIKAVASKLHQCIRFPIPSGIGEIKGDIADAKFCNEVDIKNYEGRAKKRKDRWRREKELKKEEEFCIYMIRAKEVKGIPSEIPEERTINILREYNDVFAWRMEEMPGIDPSVACHRLDIKKNAKPFKQRIRKIATTYHPQIETELQKMLQEGIIRLEKYPEWIANMVVVPKRNKGIRICIDFTDLNKACPKDSFPLPDIPQMVESAS; encoded by the coding sequence ATGGCTGAACGAAAAGAACATGGCAGGGTAAATAAGAAATCTGAGGAATGGGCGATTAATAGAACATTGGTGGATACATGTCGTGCagttgatattttattttatcgcacattcaaagcaATGAGATACAAAGATGGAGAACTGACGAATTCAATTTACAATGTACATGGATTCAATAAAGAGATTACAAaaccaaagggagagattgtgCTGAGAATATTACTGGGAGAAATAGACACAGAGGTGACACTCTGTGTGGTTGACATAGAttcaccatataatatgttgctggGAAGACCGTGGgtgcatgcgataaaagctgtagcgTCGAAATTACATCAATGCATAAGATTTCCAATTCCAAGTGGAATAGGAGAGATTAAAGGAGATATTGCAGATGCGAAGTTCTGTAATGAAGTGGATATAAAGAATTATGAAGGTCGTGCAAAGAAACGAAAAGATCGTTGGAGAAGGGAAAAAGaattaaagaaggaagaagaattttgcaTATACATGATTAGAGCGAAAGAGGTAAAAGGAATCCCGAGTGAAATACCAGAAGAAAGAACAATAAACATTTTAAGAGAATATAATGATGTCTTCGCATGGAGAATGGAagaaatgccaggaatagatccgtCTGTCGCATGCCATAGATTGGATATTAAGAAGAACGCAAAACCGttcaaacaaagaataagaaaaatagcaacaacatatcatccacaaatAGAAACAGAATTGCAAAAGATGTTACAAGAAGGGATCATAAGGCTAGAAAAATACCCGgaatggatagcaaacatggtggtAGTGCCAAAAAGGAACAAAGGGATACGAATCTGTATAGATTTCACTGATCTAAATAAAGCATGCCCGAAAGACAGTTTCCCATTACCGGATATCCCACAAATGGTAGAATCGGCATCATGA
- the LOC113325137 gene encoding uncharacterized protein LOC113325137 — translation MGKNDVEKPAKFVGKDLKEYKRQLRHETGEVSMVDLGKKIQVDELLCTKDKTVSSTRDMSKKAHIFEHNSKPGSHKKDDKGFKIVIESGKVVVTKRGLDPLDIPSTSHTLPLVEDEVEIEPRRSKRARKKTFFASDFVALAETDPHTYREAMTSSEAPWWKESTISEMESIKENDTWELAYLHPGCKAIGCKWVFKRKRKIDGTVEKYKASYGS, via the exons atgggaaagaacgatgttgagaAGCCTGCAAAGTTCGTTGGAAAAGACTTAAAAG AATACAAGCGACAGTTGAGGCATGAAACTGGTGAAGTCAGTATGGTTGATTTGGGTAAGAAGATTCAAGTAGACGAACTGTTGTGCACCAAGGACAAGACCGTGTCTTCTACAAGGGACATGTCAAAAAAGGCTCATATATTTGAACACAACTCTAAGCCTGGTTCTCACAAGAAAG atgataagggtttcaAAATTGTAATTGAATCTGGCAAAGTTGTTGTTACTAAG agaggtctTGATCCCCTAGATATCCCTTCAACCAGTCATACTTTACCTTTAGTGGAAGATGAAGTAGAGATTGagcctaggagaagtaaaagggctagaaAAAAAACCTTCTTTGCATCCGACTTCGTAGCCCTAGCCGAGACTGATCCTCatacttatagagaagccatgacttcttctgaagctccatggtggaaagaGTCTACTAtaagtgaaatggaatccatcaaagaaaatgatacgtGGGAGCTGGCATATTTACATCCAGGGTGTAaagccataggatgtaaatgggtcTTCAAGAGGAAACGTAAAATAGATGGAActgttgaaaaatacaaggctag CTacggttcataa
- the LOC113325973 gene encoding tropinone reductase homolog At5g06060-like, which produces MGLFQNKNISATQTDQPVSHSGLALQLAPIDFKWCITKTTFRQNVIDKNQKITNYPASPSKTKTHHFLTVTGETKEIGHAIVEELAGFGATVHFTARNENDIAQCLRNWREKGYNVTGSVSDASAPADREKLINTISSIFGGKLNIVVINVGLSMYKDIVDYTDEDSEKLMGTNWVSRCHLSKNAHPLLKASGSGSIVFITSVAGVVAARLVSTYAACNGAIHQITKNLACEWAKDKIRVNSVAPWYIKTWLADQDLQVEGVEDYVKARTSMRRIGNQHEVSSLVAFLCLPSASYITGQVICVDGGFTVNGFFPTQD; this is translated from the exons aTGGGTCTTTTCCAAAATAAGAACATATCCGCAACACAAACAGACCAACCTGTTTCTCACAGCGGTCTTGCACTTCAACTAGCTCcgatcgacttcaaatggtgtaTAACAAAAACAACTTTTCGACAGAACGTCATCGACAAGAATCAAAAGATCACAAACTATCCAGCTTCTCCATCGAAAACA AAAACCCACCATTTCCTTACAGTCACTGGTGAAACCAAAGAGATTGGACACGCTATAGTGGAGGAGTTGGCTGGATTTGGTGCAACTGTTCATTTTACTGCCCGAAATGAAAATGATATTGCGCAGTGCTTGCGAAATTGGAGAGAAAAAGGTTACAACGTAACTGGTTCAGTCAGTGATGCTTCGGCTCCAGCAGATAGAGAGAAGTTAATCAATACTATTTCATCTATCTTTGGGGGCAAACTCAACATCGTT GTTATCAATGTCGGATTAAGTATGTACAAGGATATCGTTGATTACACAGATGAGGATAGCGAAAAACTTATGGGTACTAACTGGGTCTCTAGATGCCATTTATCAAAAAATGCACACCCTCTCTTGAAAGCCTCTGGTTCTGGAAGCATCGTCTTCATTACATCTGTTGCTGGCGTTGTTGCTGCACGGTTGGTGTCTACTTATGCTGCATGTAATG GAGCCATTCATCAAATCACTAAGAACCTTGCTTGTGAATGGGCGAAAGATAAGATTCGGGTGAATAGCGTCGCACCATGGTATATTAAAACTTGGCTTGCAGATCAGGATCTGCAAGTAGAAGGGGTGGAAGACTATGTTAAAGCTAGAACTTCTATGAGGCGTATCGGGAACCAACATGAGGTTTCATCTCTTGTGGCATTCTTATGCCTCCCTAGTGCTTCATACATCACTGGCCAAGTCATTTGTGTCGATGGTGGATTTACCGTTAATGGTTTCTTCCCTACACAAGATTAA